From Mesorhizobium sp., the proteins below share one genomic window:
- a CDS encoding MFS transporter — translation MTEDPAKIGDGSGSDTRRIWRRLPAGIWALGFVSLLMDVSSEMIHALLPVYLVVGLGATALTVGIIEGIAEATAAITKVFSGALSDRIGKRKELAALGYGLAALTKPIFPLAPSIGWLVAARFIDRVGKGIRGAPRDALVADIAPPELRGAAFGLRQSLDTAGAFIGPLLAIGLMWLFADDFASVFWVAVIPAFAALALILFVVHEPPRPAGLRKVNSPLSRRELGGLGAVYWWVVAAAAIFTLARFSEAFLILRAEVMGLSLMFVPLVLVVLNIAYALSAYPVGALSDSMNRISILTVGLVLLVAADLVLAFAPGLWGILAGVVLWGLHMGFTQGILATLVADSAPPELRGTAFGMFNLVTGGALLAASVIAGVLWDAFGAQWTFLAGAAFAVLTIAGLVPLKKLIGASEERPET, via the coding sequence ATGACTGAGGACCCGGCGAAAATCGGGGACGGCAGCGGATCGGACACCCGGCGCATCTGGCGCCGCCTGCCTGCCGGGATCTGGGCGCTGGGCTTCGTCTCGCTCTTGATGGACGTGTCGTCCGAAATGATCCATGCGCTCCTGCCAGTCTATCTGGTGGTAGGGCTCGGGGCGACAGCGCTGACCGTCGGGATCATCGAAGGGATAGCCGAGGCGACGGCAGCAATCACCAAGGTCTTTTCCGGGGCTCTGAGCGACCGGATCGGCAAGCGCAAAGAACTTGCGGCGCTCGGCTATGGCCTTGCAGCGCTGACCAAGCCGATCTTTCCGCTCGCACCTTCTATCGGCTGGCTGGTCGCCGCGCGCTTCATCGACCGGGTCGGCAAGGGCATAAGGGGCGCTCCGCGCGATGCCCTGGTAGCGGACATCGCGCCGCCAGAATTGCGCGGCGCTGCCTTCGGGCTCCGCCAATCGCTGGACACGGCCGGGGCCTTCATCGGCCCGCTTCTGGCCATCGGGCTGATGTGGCTTTTCGCCGACGACTTCGCCTCGGTGTTCTGGGTGGCGGTGATCCCGGCCTTTGCGGCGCTGGCGCTGATCCTGTTCGTCGTGCACGAACCTCCCCGGCCGGCAGGGCTGCGCAAAGTTAATAGCCCGCTCAGCCGCCGCGAGCTCGGCGGTCTGGGCGCGGTCTATTGGTGGGTGGTCGCGGCGGCAGCGATCTTCACACTGGCACGCTTCAGCGAGGCCTTCCTGATCCTTCGGGCAGAAGTCATGGGCCTGTCGCTCATGTTCGTGCCACTCGTCCTCGTCGTGTTGAACATCGCCTATGCCCTGTCGGCCTATCCAGTGGGTGCCCTGTCGGACAGCATGAACCGCATCTCCATCCTGACCGTCGGGTTGGTGCTGCTGGTCGCGGCGGATCTGGTGCTGGCCTTCGCGCCGGGCCTTTGGGGCATTCTGGCGGGCGTGGTGCTATGGGGACTGCACATGGGGTTCACGCAGGGCATCCTTGCGACGTTGGTCGCCGATAGTGCCCCACCGGAACTGCGCGGCACGGCCTTCGGCATGTTCAACCTCGTAACCGGCGGGGCCCTTCTGGCAGCGAGCGTTATCGCTGGGGTCCTGTGGGACGCGTTCGGAGCCCAATGGACCTTTCTGGCAGGCGCAGCCTTTGCGGTTTTGACAATAGCAGGCCTCGTCCCTTTGAAAAAACTGATCGGCGCGTCCGAAGAACGACCCGAAACGTAA
- a CDS encoding DUF1127 domain-containing protein, whose translation MAIAPVVPMAVLVGVFAAGAIAWSARADRMADWMSSFLCWQDRQRQRTALLDLDARLLRDVGLSRDQTEREDRRYD comes from the coding sequence ATGGCCATCGCTCCTGTCGTTCCAATGGCAGTCTTGGTCGGCGTCTTCGCTGCTGGCGCGATCGCGTGGTCTGCGCGTGCCGATCGCATGGCGGACTGGATGAGCAGCTTTCTGTGCTGGCAGGACAGGCAGAGGCAGAGAACCGCACTTCTGGATCTCGACGCGCGGCTTTTGCGCGATGTCGGGCTAAGCCGGGACCAGACAGAACGCGAAGACCGACGCTATGACTGA
- a CDS encoding Chromate resistance protein ChrB produces MRRPTRRGPLGIELFETAETIDVLRSLHYQYSMSEIKWLVLTYKVPSEPAARRIAVWRKLKGMGAVYLQNGVCLLPRTDDHVRRLKMLENDIAEASGESVLLETIALDQTQENKVIERFKVDRNEAYVEFLDKCDDFEREVAKEITASHYTYAELEENDVDLKKLQGWFAKIEKLDFYGAARAEEARARLKGCEAVLDDYARRVFDAHDENR; encoded by the coding sequence GTGCGTCGACCGACCCGACGCGGGCCGCTGGGAATAGAATTATTCGAAACCGCCGAAACGATTGACGTGTTACGGTCGCTACATTATCAGTATAGCATGTCGGAAATCAAGTGGCTTGTGCTAACCTACAAAGTGCCTTCAGAACCTGCGGCGCGGCGTATAGCTGTCTGGCGCAAGCTCAAGGGCATGGGGGCGGTCTATCTGCAGAACGGTGTCTGTCTTCTGCCCCGCACGGACGACCATGTTCGCCGCCTCAAGATGCTGGAAAACGACATTGCCGAGGCGAGCGGCGAAAGCGTGCTCCTTGAGACAATCGCCTTGGATCAGACACAGGAAAACAAGGTGATCGAACGGTTCAAGGTCGACCGCAACGAAGCCTATGTCGAGTTCCTCGACAAGTGCGACGACTTCGAACGTGAGGTCGCCAAGGAAATCACGGCCAGCCACTACACGTACGCCGAGCTGGAAGAAAACGACGTCGATCTGAAGAAACTGCAAGGCTGGTTCGCCAAAATCGAGAAGCTCGATTTCTACGGCGCCGCGCGGGCCGAGGAGGCGCGCGCGCGTCTCAAGGGCTGCGAAGCTGTGCTCGACGATTATGCCCGGCGCGTCTTCGACGCGCATGACGAGAACAGGTGA
- a CDS encoding phosphatase PAP2 family protein, whose protein sequence is MNDDYLWPFVGIRTIAALSIAIVAVIICFDLFPRVDTETARFFFFPTFCPQNGDEGLVCGRFLWAGSVSVEAIRQYLQAAPVVLGVALLLVALFRWVALGRRFDRFNAAAAAAIASLALGPGVIVNVILKEFWGRPRPIATDMFGGPFPFVPAGHISNYCASNCSFVSGEVSGAFWLVCLASLAPMRYQTAAFAGSLLIAVTTAFLRLAFGGHYLSDVIVAGLISLLAFAILATALAQMVPEGGLSYRTSRLG, encoded by the coding sequence TTGAACGACGACTATCTGTGGCCGTTCGTGGGAATTCGTACGATCGCCGCGCTGAGCATCGCTATCGTTGCGGTCATTATCTGTTTCGACCTATTCCCGCGGGTGGATACAGAGACGGCGCGTTTCTTCTTCTTCCCAACCTTCTGCCCTCAGAATGGAGACGAGGGGTTGGTCTGCGGACGGTTCTTATGGGCAGGTTCGGTCTCGGTCGAAGCCATCCGACAGTATCTGCAGGCGGCGCCGGTCGTCCTGGGGGTCGCATTGCTGCTTGTCGCCTTGTTTCGCTGGGTCGCGCTTGGCAGGCGTTTCGACCGCTTCAACGCCGCCGCCGCAGCGGCCATAGCCTCCCTCGCGCTTGGGCCAGGGGTGATCGTCAACGTGATCCTCAAGGAGTTCTGGGGGCGCCCGCGGCCGATTGCGACCGATATGTTCGGAGGTCCCTTTCCATTTGTCCCGGCCGGACACATTAGCAACTATTGCGCTAGCAACTGCTCTTTTGTGTCCGGGGAGGTGTCTGGCGCCTTCTGGCTGGTCTGCCTCGCATCTCTCGCACCGATGCGCTATCAAACCGCCGCATTCGCTGGATCGCTTCTCATCGCAGTCACCACTGCATTCCTGCGCCTTGCATTCGGCGGTCACTATCTGTCGGACGTTATCGTTGCAGGCCTGATCAGTCTCCTCGCCTTCGCCATCTTGGCAACGGCTCTCGCTCAGATGGTGCCGGAAGGAGGCCTTTCATATAGGACGTCCCGTCTTGGGTAG
- a CDS encoding ATP-binding protein produces the protein MTSSVLPRSIIDRKVSPLVEAALGDTRVVLIAGPRQAGKTTLARKYAGSDRPYVTLDDAGALSAARADPVGFVRGIGRTVIDEVQRVPELMLAIKESVDRDDTPGRFLLTGSANLATVPMIADSLAGRMATISLLPFAQSEIRSTPGRLLDRLFAGEEPTAGEDAILGDEMVALVLRGGYPEALRRATSARRTAWLEDYVAQILDRDVRDVANIDQFDQLPRLLQVLAEHAGQLVNHSSFGAALGLSSVTAQKYVAILERLFLVRTLAPWSSNRLSRLIKTPKLHFLDSGLLAVLREDEEEALRQERSRFGAVLESFVVSELLKLASWSERRVSFSHYRTKDQDEVDVVIEDRRGRVVGIEVKASATVRPKDFRGLRQLQEAVGERFMRGLVLHDHDRVTPFGEKLQAAPLSILWTM, from the coding sequence ATGACCAGTTCAGTATTGCCGCGCTCCATCATCGACCGCAAGGTGAGCCCGCTTGTCGAGGCAGCGCTTGGCGACACCCGCGTCGTGCTTATCGCCGGCCCGCGGCAGGCAGGCAAGACGACTCTCGCACGGAAGTATGCCGGGTCCGATCGTCCCTATGTCACCCTTGACGATGCCGGTGCGCTGAGCGCGGCCCGCGCCGACCCGGTCGGGTTCGTGCGAGGCATCGGCCGGACCGTGATCGACGAAGTTCAGCGTGTGCCGGAGCTGATGCTGGCGATCAAGGAGAGCGTCGACCGCGACGATACGCCGGGAAGGTTCCTTCTGACCGGCTCCGCCAATCTGGCTACGGTGCCGATGATCGCGGATTCCCTTGCCGGCCGGATGGCAACGATCTCGCTGCTACCCTTCGCACAATCGGAAATCCGCTCGACGCCCGGGCGGCTTCTGGATCGCCTGTTCGCCGGCGAGGAGCCTACAGCGGGAGAGGATGCAATCCTTGGCGACGAGATGGTAGCGCTCGTCCTGCGGGGCGGCTACCCGGAGGCTCTGCGCCGGGCGACGTCGGCCCGCCGCACGGCGTGGCTGGAGGACTATGTGGCCCAGATCCTCGATCGCGACGTTCGCGACGTCGCTAATATCGATCAGTTCGACCAGCTGCCCCGGCTGCTTCAGGTCCTCGCCGAGCATGCGGGACAATTGGTCAACCATTCGAGCTTCGGCGCTGCCCTCGGTCTTTCGAGCGTGACCGCGCAGAAATATGTCGCGATTCTTGAGCGGCTCTTCCTGGTAAGGACGTTGGCGCCGTGGTCGAGCAATCGGCTGAGCCGTCTCATCAAGACGCCGAAGCTGCATTTTCTTGACAGCGGACTCCTTGCTGTCCTGCGCGAGGACGAGGAAGAAGCGCTGCGGCAGGAGCGGTCGCGGTTCGGCGCGGTGTTGGAGAGCTTCGTCGTCTCGGAACTCTTGAAGCTTGCATCATGGTCAGAACGGCGGGTGTCGTTCTCTCACTACCGGACCAAAGACCAAGACGAAGTCGACGTCGTGATCGAGGATCGCCGAGGCCGGGTCGTCGGCATAGAGGTGAAGGCCTCCGCAACGGTGCGGCCGAAGGATTTCCGGGGGCTTCGACAGCTGCAGGAGGCGGTCGGAGAGCGGTTCATGCGCGGCCTGGTCCTGCATGACCACGACCGCGTGACGCCGTTCGGCGAGAAGTTGCAGGCTGCGCCTTTGTCTATCCTGTGGACCATGTAA
- a CDS encoding IS110 family transposase → MTKYAALDVSMEQTAICVVDENGTKIAEGKVHTDPDAIAGWLAGKAGELGRIGMETGPLAVWLWNELTMRGLPIVCLDARHASAALSMMPNKTDRHDAAGLAQIVRTGWFKEVRIKSHGAYVVRALLSARDLLVGIRGRIENEIRGLLKTFGVMFRKKVGGFARRAEEIVSGELAAAPEIKAIVEAMMEARHAIIERIKVLDARVRAAAKQNSMARLFMTAPGVGAVIALSVASTYDDASRFRRSSSAGAYLGLTPRRYESGEVSRNGRVSKRGDKLTRTHLYEAANVILTRQVGFSSLKAWGLRIAKGAGFKKAKVAVARKLAVILHAMWKTNEPFRRATAAA, encoded by the coding sequence ATGACGAAGTATGCAGCCTTGGATGTCTCAATGGAACAGACCGCGATCTGTGTGGTCGACGAAAACGGAACGAAGATCGCGGAGGGTAAGGTTCACACCGACCCTGACGCCATTGCAGGGTGGCTGGCCGGGAAGGCCGGAGAGCTCGGCAGGATCGGCATGGAGACCGGTCCGCTGGCGGTCTGGCTGTGGAACGAACTGACGATGCGTGGACTGCCGATCGTTTGTCTTGATGCTCGCCATGCAAGCGCGGCCCTCTCGATGATGCCGAACAAGACGGATCGCCACGACGCGGCCGGCCTGGCCCAGATCGTGCGGACGGGATGGTTCAAGGAAGTCCGCATCAAGAGCCACGGCGCCTATGTCGTGCGGGCGCTGCTGTCGGCACGAGACCTCCTGGTCGGCATTCGCGGCAGGATCGAGAACGAGATCCGCGGGCTGTTGAAGACCTTCGGCGTCATGTTCAGGAAGAAGGTGGGGGGCTTTGCCCGCCGCGCCGAGGAGATCGTCTCCGGCGAACTGGCGGCCGCGCCCGAGATCAAGGCAATCGTCGAGGCGATGATGGAGGCCCGTCACGCCATCATCGAGCGGATCAAGGTTCTGGATGCGCGAGTTCGCGCTGCCGCAAAACAGAACTCCATGGCCCGGCTGTTCATGACCGCTCCCGGCGTCGGCGCCGTGATCGCACTGTCGGTCGCGTCGACCTATGACGATGCTTCCCGCTTCCGCCGATCCTCCAGCGCCGGTGCCTATCTCGGCCTCACGCCCAGACGCTATGAATCCGGAGAGGTCAGTCGAAACGGCCGCGTCTCGAAGCGTGGCGACAAGCTGACGCGAACCCACCTCTATGAGGCGGCCAACGTCATCCTGACGCGACAGGTCGGCTTCTCTTCCCTGAAGGCCTGGGGCCTGCGGATCGCCAAGGGGGCCGGCTTCAAGAAGGCGAAGGTAGCGGTGGCGCGCAAACTTGCCGTCATCCTCCACGCCATGTGGAAGACGAACGAGCCGTTCCGCCGCGCCACTGCCGCAGCCTGA